A genomic window from Winogradskyella sp. J14-2 includes:
- the cas9 gene encoding type II CRISPR RNA-guided endonuclease Cas9 (Cas9, originally named Csn1, is the large, multifunctional signature protein of type II CRISPR/Cas systems. It is well known even to general audiences because its RNA-guided endonuclease activity has made it a popular tool for custom editing of eukaryotic genomes.) gives MAKTLGLDLGANSIGWALIDDVDNKILGIGSRIFQEGVVNLGEGEGREASKNASRTDDRGTRRQFYRRRLRKRYLLRELAKHNMCPLDYKAVKIWNQKEIFGNESIQAWLRLNPYELRAKAIKEELTLEELGRVFYHMIQRRGFQSNSRSVGADNNEKSVIYKGDSKIGKIGIAETSESIKHAETLGTYLNEIYPKENAPFVGGLERIRNRYTTRQMYIDEFETIWEHQKQYHKALTDNLKTIFGGRKKDGYAEDGVLFHQRPLRSQKHLVGNCTFEPKKTKCPISAIPNEQRRVYEWVNTLKCDLAGEPVRITDADREKIVKLLFSKEKVKFKEVRKAIDKLDRHYQFNYKDDDPVVGTHTISNLSNKKFFGKQWFDLTEKEQEDIWHVLYSFDDRDKLKQYAIEHWGFDDGRAEKISKFNLKEGYANLSRKAINNILPFLQLGFTYDVAVALGGVKNVLGNDWETHKAFVLDNVPEIVHSNLKGGYIDPLKAVLKKECNVSDKALKKLYHHSSAIDTNVLLERLPLGVDADKEIQNIKNPVVITALFEIRKLVNEIIDDYGKPDEIKVEMARDLKISKSKRNDIRREQKRLERENDRVKAELDYIGQRHTHDNILKYKLWEECNKTCPYTGRNIEVNQLFSGEVQIEHIHPWSKSLNDSFMNKTLCFADENRAKGDKTPYEFYSKQGEQKWNDIKLQALSCFKNKPPNYPNAYKKFKQFVKQKHDNDFISRQLNDTRYISKEAKNYLSKICDKVMVAPGQMTSNLRHHWGLNTILNQDDNVKTRADHRHHAIDALVMACATRGHLQELSKWNRYDRRYDLEHFPKPWTTFREDAEQAIEQILVSHKKQKSILTVRTHTTKKGNKTYKNIGVAARGQLHKETVFGKRQAPNSEEAYHIRKPIDSLTTEKQLEKVVDETIKQLIFKRIHFLGGFEKGKIPSETFFVVDENGLKQPQIFLPNRKGNPVPVLKVRMKENIGGAEQLKDDTNQWVNPRNNHHVIIYKNESGKLQEDVVTFWTVVERKRKGFSVYQLPADGKDIVTTLQINDMFLLGLSEDDVDWQEPNYDLLKSHLYRVQKLSSKFYEFRLNTEASIQNNFQPYYVRIQSFGDGKTGWLTFNPIKVKVSVTGKLEKV, from the coding sequence ATGGCAAAAACATTAGGGTTAGACTTAGGTGCCAACAGCATTGGTTGGGCATTAATAGATGATGTTGATAACAAGATTTTAGGTATTGGTAGCAGAATATTTCAAGAGGGTGTTGTGAATTTAGGAGAGGGAGAAGGGAGAGAAGCTTCAAAAAATGCCAGTAGAACAGATGATAGAGGTACAAGACGTCAGTTTTATAGAAGACGTCTACGTAAACGTTATTTATTACGTGAGTTAGCAAAGCACAATATGTGTCCTTTGGATTATAAGGCTGTAAAGATTTGGAACCAGAAAGAGATATTTGGTAATGAAAGTATCCAAGCTTGGTTGCGATTGAATCCTTATGAATTGAGAGCAAAAGCCATTAAAGAAGAACTGACGTTAGAAGAATTGGGAAGAGTGTTTTACCACATGATACAACGTCGCGGTTTTCAAAGCAATAGTAGAAGTGTAGGGGCAGATAATAATGAGAAAAGTGTTATTTATAAAGGCGACTCTAAAATAGGTAAAATTGGTATTGCAGAAACTTCTGAAAGTATAAAACACGCAGAAACTCTTGGTACTTATTTAAATGAAATTTATCCTAAGGAAAACGCGCCTTTTGTTGGAGGTTTGGAGCGTATAAGAAATCGATATACTACTAGACAGATGTATATTGATGAATTTGAAACTATTTGGGAGCATCAAAAACAGTATCATAAAGCGCTTACTGATAATTTGAAAACCATTTTTGGTGGACGTAAAAAAGATGGTTATGCTGAAGATGGGGTGCTTTTTCATCAAAGACCATTACGTTCTCAAAAACATTTAGTTGGGAATTGCACATTTGAGCCCAAAAAAACGAAATGTCCTATTAGTGCTATACCAAATGAACAACGACGTGTTTATGAATGGGTAAATACTTTAAAATGCGATTTGGCAGGAGAACCTGTAAGAATTACTGATGCAGATAGAGAGAAGATTGTAAAACTGTTATTTTCTAAAGAAAAGGTAAAGTTTAAAGAAGTAAGAAAAGCTATTGATAAGCTTGATAGACATTATCAATTTAACTATAAAGATGATGACCCTGTAGTTGGTACGCATACCATAAGCAATTTATCTAACAAAAAGTTTTTTGGTAAGCAATGGTTTGATTTGACAGAAAAAGAACAAGAAGATATTTGGCATGTGCTTTATAGTTTTGATGATAGAGACAAGCTAAAGCAGTATGCTATTGAACATTGGGGATTTGATGATGGACGAGCCGAAAAGATTTCAAAATTTAATTTAAAAGAAGGCTATGCTAATTTAAGCAGAAAGGCTATAAATAACATTTTACCATTTTTACAATTAGGGTTTACTTATGATGTTGCTGTTGCATTAGGAGGTGTTAAAAATGTTTTAGGTAATGATTGGGAAACCCATAAAGCATTTGTATTAGATAATGTACCAGAGATTGTGCATTCTAACCTAAAAGGTGGTTATATAGACCCTTTAAAAGCAGTGTTAAAAAAAGAATGTAACGTATCCGATAAGGCATTAAAAAAACTGTACCATCATAGTAGTGCTATTGATACTAATGTTTTATTGGAAAGACTACCGCTAGGCGTTGATGCAGATAAAGAGATACAAAACATTAAAAACCCTGTAGTAATTACAGCACTTTTTGAAATACGAAAACTAGTTAATGAAATCATTGATGACTATGGTAAGCCAGATGAGATAAAAGTAGAAATGGCTCGCGATCTAAAAATATCAAAGTCTAAACGAAATGATATAAGGCGAGAGCAAAAGCGTTTGGAACGTGAGAATGATAGGGTAAAAGCAGAATTAGATTATATTGGTCAGAGACATACCCACGATAACATTTTAAAATATAAGTTATGGGAAGAGTGTAATAAAACTTGCCCATACACAGGTAGAAATATTGAAGTTAATCAACTGTTTAGTGGTGAGGTACAGATTGAACATATTCATCCTTGGAGTAAATCCTTAAATGATAGTTTTATGAATAAAACCTTGTGCTTTGCGGACGAGAACAGAGCTAAAGGAGATAAAACGCCTTATGAGTTTTACAGCAAACAAGGTGAACAAAAATGGAACGATATTAAACTACAAGCTTTAAGTTGTTTTAAAAACAAACCACCAAACTATCCAAATGCTTATAAGAAGTTTAAACAGTTTGTAAAACAAAAGCATGATAATGATTTTATAAGTAGGCAGCTTAACGATACACGTTATATAAGTAAAGAAGCTAAAAACTATTTGTCTAAAATATGTGATAAGGTTATGGTTGCGCCAGGACAAATGACGTCTAACCTACGACATCATTGGGGTTTAAATACCATATTGAATCAAGACGACAATGTAAAAACGAGAGCAGACCATAGGCATCATGCTATAGATGCTTTGGTTATGGCATGTGCAACAAGAGGCCATTTGCAAGAGTTGAGTAAGTGGAATAGATATGATAGACGTTATGATTTAGAGCATTTCCCAAAACCTTGGACTACCTTTAGAGAAGATGCAGAACAAGCTATAGAACAAATTTTAGTGTCCCATAAAAAGCAGAAGTCTATATTAACGGTTAGAACACATACCACCAAAAAAGGAAATAAAACGTATAAGAATATAGGTGTTGCTGCAAGAGGGCAGTTGCATAAAGAAACTGTATTTGGTAAACGACAAGCACCAAATAGTGAGGAAGCTTACCATATAAGAAAACCAATAGATAGTTTGACTACAGAAAAGCAATTGGAAAAAGTGGTAGACGAAACTATTAAGCAGTTAATTTTTAAGCGTATTCATTTTTTGGGAGGTTTTGAAAAGGGTAAGATACCATCTGAAACCTTTTTTGTAGTAGATGAAAACGGACTAAAGCAACCGCAAATATTTTTGCCCAACAGAAAAGGAAACCCTGTGCCCGTTTTAAAAGTGCGAATGAAAGAAAACATTGGAGGCGCAGAACAATTAAAAGATGATACTAACCAATGGGTAAACCCAAGAAATAACCATCATGTAATTATTTATAAGAACGAGAGCGGTAAGCTACAAGAAGATGTTGTGACGTTTTGGACTGTAGTAGAGCGTAAACGAAAAGGTTTTTCTGTATATCAATTACCAGCAGATGGAAAAGACATTGTTACTACATTGCAAATTAACGATATGTTTTTGCTAGGATTAAGTGAAGATGATGTTGATTGGCAAGAGCCAAATTATGATTTATTAAAGTCTCATTTGTATCGCGTACAAAAGTTATCTTCTAAATTTTATGAGTTTAGGCTAAATACAGAAGCTTCCATACAAAATAATTTTCAGCCATACTATGTTAGAATTCAAAGTTTTGGTGATGGTAAAACAGGATGGTTAACCTTTAACCCAATTAAAGTAAAAGTGTCTGTAACAGGTAAACTAGAAAAGGTATGA
- a CDS encoding HIRAN domain-containing protein: MKRLDFIKAFGLGSTGLVIPQTNFAQKPIKIYDNYIKGLTHYDLNKVKKQMSVGDALLLRRERENIYDSFAVAVFYDTKKLGYLPAYENVVISNLLEQGVKLNGFVSKLNLQDVYQAVSIEIYANIVVESPSMIQTDLLEHRADDAIDKYRKGPFF, from the coding sequence ATGAAACGCTTAGACTTTATTAAAGCCTTTGGATTGGGTAGTACTGGTTTAGTAATACCGCAAACTAATTTTGCCCAAAAGCCGATAAAAATTTATGATAACTACATAAAAGGTCTTACACATTATGATCTTAATAAGGTGAAAAAACAAATGAGTGTAGGTGACGCCTTGTTATTACGCAGAGAAAGAGAAAACATATATGATAGTTTTGCTGTAGCCGTATTTTATGATACCAAAAAGTTGGGCTATTTGCCAGCTTATGAAAATGTAGTTATCTCCAATTTATTGGAACAAGGTGTAAAACTTAACGGATTTGTAAGCAAGCTAAATTTACAAGATGTTTATCAGGCAGTCTCTATAGAAATATATGCAAATATTGTAGTTGAAAGTCCTTCAATGATACAAACCGATTTGTTGGAACATAGAGCAGATGACGCCATAGATAAATATCGAAAAGGACCGTTTTTTTAA